A single region of the Ictalurus punctatus breed USDA103 chromosome 26, Coco_2.0, whole genome shotgun sequence genome encodes:
- the en1b gene encoding homeobox protein engrailed-1b: MEERKDPSERESASPPVLAREAAPQVHRTTNFFIDNILRPDFGCKRELLSSRENVSPLVARPSSRGDSTDHRTSSSSSSSSSSSSSSPSSSSSSSSSSSSKVLLEGSTKCGDGSNLTAVNGASGGGGGGGAAAATTTTTTTTAAAKDSSQPLLWPAWVYCTRYSDRPSSGPRTRKLKKKKSDKEDKRPRTAFTAEQLQRLKAEFQASRYITEQRRQSLAQELNLNESQIKIWFQNKRAKIKKATGYKNGLALQLMAQGLYNHSTTTIQEDKEDSE, translated from the exons atggaggaGCGGAAGGATCCGTCCGAGCGCGAGAGCGCGTCCCCTCCGGTTCTAGCGCGCGAGGCGGCGCCGCAGGTCCACCGCACCACGAACTTCTTCATCGACAACATCTTGCGGCCCGACTTCGGCTGCAAGCGCGAGCTCCTCTCGAGCAGGGAAAACGTCAGCCCGCTGGTCGCGAGGCCGTCGTCGCGCGGGGACTCCACCGACCACCGCACTTCATCgtcgtcttcttcttcatcatcatcttcgtCCTCGTCTCCGTCGTCTTCGTCGTCTTCCTCCTCGTCGTCGTCGTCCAAGGTGCTGCTCGAGGGAAGCACGAAGTGCGGAGACGGCTCGAATCTCACGGCGGTGAACGGCGCGAGCGGCGGCGGTGGAGGTGGAGgcgcagcagcagcaacaacaacaaccacaacaaccaCGGCGGCGGCCAAGGACTCCTCGCAACCTCTTCTGTGGCCCGCGTGGGTCTACTGCACGCGCTACTCGGACAGACCCTCATCCG GACCGAGGACCCGgaagctgaagaagaagaagagcgaCAAGGAGGACAAGCGGCCGCGCACCGCCTTCACGGCAGAGCAGCTGCAGCGGCTCAAGGCGGAGTTCCAGGCGAGTCGCTACATCACGGAGCAGCGGCGGCAGTCCCTCGCGCAGGAGCTCAACCTCAACGAGTCTCAGATCAAAATCTGGTTCCAGAACAAGAGAGCCAAGATCAAGAAGGCGACGGGCTACAAGAACGGACTGGCTCTGCAGCTCATGGCGCAGGGACTCTATAACcactccaccaccaccatccagGAGGACAAGGAGGACAGCGAGTAG